Within the Hevea brasiliensis isolate MT/VB/25A 57/8 chromosome 2, ASM3005281v1, whole genome shotgun sequence genome, the region CTTCTTCTCAGTCTTTTTATCAATTTCCATTCTTGATTGTTTGGCAGCTTCTTGCTCATGATGATGATGAGCAGGTGATGTCTCTATTGGCGATTTATCCAAAGCTTCTGCTTTATGTGTAGTTCTTGATTTAACTTTTGTCTCATCTTTAACACCACTGGCCTTGTTTTGATCTTGCTTATTCTGATCTTTCAACTTCACTATAATCGGGACGCAATCATTTGAGCCGGAGTAAACAAACCGAACTAAAGTTATATCTTGAGACCCCTCCTGGGAATATATCTTTGCCCTTTTCTGTTCAAGATCAGAGAGAAGTGCAGAGAACTTGTCGAGGCCTCGAGTCGAATAAGGATTCTTGCTATCCCTGCtgctttttcttgattttcttggaGTTGAACATGGGCTAGAACCCAGAGCCTCATCTTCCTCTTCTTGGTGATGAAAACTTCCACAAATAAAAGGACCCAACATCTCGTAAGATAAAAGCTAGTGTTCTTCTGGTAAAAGAGGCGTCTTCTGGATAGTTTTGAACTGATTAATTCTTTAATTATGGAGGAATGGAATAGGGAGGGAGAGGGCTACAAGTGCCTATTAATGGGATGCTAAAGAAGACCAAATCCAAGCTGGCCTTTTGTCAAACAAAGCGTTTGAAAAAATAGCATATGCAAAGAAGCTTCTATGTATATTGTTGTGTCGTTTTGACTTCTTGGCTTATTGGGAGGATggataattaataattaacaatAAGCCCAAGATTTTTCTTGTCTAAATCAATTTATCATGGACTCTAAATGTAAGATAAATAGTAAAatctacttattaaatatataaatcccacataattatatattgaatattaagtaaaaattttctcttatttataatattttatcaaataaaaaaattgacaataatttttaatttagtgaCACTTAATCGTTTTAAAAACCATAAAGTTtcgaatttaaattaattaaaaaaaaataataaacttGTATCATACGTAGATGCATCAATCAAAGTGTTGACATGCTTAATTAATTACTTGGACAAGGGGGCTTGGGTTAGGCAAATGGTTTATTGTAACATAAAGAAACACAAGATGATACATGCCCTTTTATTATAATGATTATGATTGAGAGCCATATCTTCAAGATGGGCCACTCTGAAATCTTTAGTTGAGCAGCTAGATTAGTTGGCAAAGTGAAATTTGaagataaatatttaaattacatCATCATCTCCTCAATCTTTGAGAGTAATTTTTATtccaaatattaaattttaaatataattttttttttctaaaacatGTATAACTtctaaaattatcataattatagTAATAAAGTTGATTTTATATTTTAGTtatcattaaattaatttttctttttattcaatGAAAATATAATGATTGGATAATAAGTAATGGGCTATAAGGTAATTATCTCTTTTTTAACTATAAAGTGAATATCTTAAAATAGGTAGGCTTGAATTCGAAACCTTCctatttcttatattttaaaggTGTGTTTGGATGAAGTGAGAaagattttataaaataaaataatgaaagataagatatcaaaatttttcaatctaCCTATTTGGTAGATTGAAAAAGTAAAGATTTTAGAGGTTTTGAAATTTCCGAAAATTTTACTTTCTTTAAAAAACCTTCCTCGCAAATAAATAAGGATGGCAACGAGTCAGATTTTTGTGGGTATTCAATCCGACCGAATCCTAATATGACGAATTTAGGTAGTATATAATCAGGTTTGGAATGAGTTTGAGTTTGAAATTTAATACCCGTGATGAGTTCAGGTCGGGTTTGGGTTTTACATGTTGGATATCAATTATCCGAACctttttatataaatacttaattaaatataaaatatatattttttataatagtatatataaatttttatatttttttattttatataaaatgaaatttaaata harbors:
- the LOC110661214 gene encoding uncharacterized protein LOC110661214; translated protein: MLGPFICGSFHHQEEEDEALGSSPCSTPRKSRKSSRDSKNPYSTRGLDKFSALLSDLEQKRAKIYSQEGSQDITLVRFVYSGSNDCVPIIVKLKDQNKQDQNKASGVKDETKVKSRTTHKAEALDKSPIETSPAHHHHEQEAAKQSRMEIDKKTEKKMLLSWNLKLHKWRRPSHYIPVFIILILLFLAFFGRSVAILCTSIGWYLVPTLSSQRPAKKKQFVRRFSEISPRTNKNFGDLKQKSPHGRQNSF